One window from the genome of Cryobacterium sp. GrIS_2_6 encodes:
- a CDS encoding SDR family NAD(P)-dependent oxidoreductase has protein sequence MTRTVSGARVLITGAASGMGRLYAERAVAEGARAVILWDRDAAALTRTAARLSEGATGSTAVSPYVVDIGDLGAIAQTAQRVRTEIGNPDIVINNAGIVRGAFFWEHDNGDDTRPTMQINALAPMYIAREFLPGMMSTNGRESRIVNIASAAGLLSNPRMSVYAASKAALIGWSDSLRLELVQQGFSRVKVTTVSPSYISTGMFDGARGPLLTPILTPEYVVDRVWRAMLAGTPQVTMPWTVGLSTVLRGILPLPVWDLVAGRVFGVYNTMDDFVGRR, from the coding sequence ATGACTCGAACCGTTTCCGGAGCCCGCGTGCTGATCACCGGCGCTGCCAGCGGCATGGGCCGCCTCTACGCCGAGCGGGCCGTCGCAGAGGGGGCGCGGGCGGTGATCCTGTGGGATCGGGACGCCGCCGCTCTCACCAGGACGGCCGCTCGCCTCTCCGAGGGTGCCACCGGCTCGACCGCGGTGTCCCCGTACGTCGTCGACATCGGAGACCTGGGTGCGATCGCGCAGACAGCCCAACGCGTGCGCACGGAAATCGGAAACCCGGACATCGTGATCAACAACGCCGGGATCGTGCGCGGCGCCTTCTTCTGGGAACACGACAACGGCGACGACACTCGCCCCACCATGCAGATCAACGCCCTCGCCCCGATGTACATCGCCCGCGAGTTCCTGCCGGGGATGATGAGCACCAACGGCCGGGAATCGCGGATCGTGAACATCGCCTCGGCGGCCGGCCTGCTCTCCAACCCGAGGATGAGCGTGTACGCGGCATCGAAGGCCGCCCTGATCGGCTGGAGTGATTCCCTGCGGCTCGAGCTCGTGCAGCAGGGTTTCAGCCGGGTCAAGGTCACCACGGTGTCGCCGAGCTATATCTCGACCGGCATGTTCGACGGCGCTCGCGGGCCGCTCCTGACTCCCATACTCACACCGGAATACGTCGTCGACCGGGTCTGGCGGGCCATGCTCGCCGGGACTCCGCAGGTGACCATGCCGTGGACGGTCGGTCTCTCGACAGTGCTGCGGGGCATCCTGCCGCTGCCGGTCTGGGATCTCGTGGCCGGCCGCGTCTTCGGCGTCTACAACACCATGGACGACTTCGTCGGCCGTCGCTGA
- a CDS encoding 2,3-bisphosphoglycerate-dependent phosphoglycerate mutase — MSTRTPGTLVLLRHGESTANASGLFTGVLDASLSDLGAAEARSAARLLASAGLHPDAVFTSALQRARRTAEILVEELRPHPAAPLADWRLNERNYGALTGRSKADVRAEFGEAQFLAWRRSVNTAPPPLDDEAFAAARDSPLFRGLPAEALTRTEALSQVMARIGRFHAERAVPCLRLGQTVLVVAHGNSLRAYCALLDGLDDHAIHRLNLPTGHPLVYRFTAADLAKDPTGAVPRHPLSAGGHYLDSAAALPAAARLTADGGT; from the coding sequence GTGAGCACCCGCACTCCCGGCACTCTCGTGCTCCTGCGGCACGGCGAGAGCACGGCGAATGCCTCCGGCCTGTTCACCGGGGTCCTCGACGCATCGCTGTCCGATCTGGGGGCGGCAGAGGCCCGGTCAGCCGCCAGGCTGCTGGCCTCGGCCGGCCTCCACCCCGACGCCGTGTTCACCTCAGCCCTGCAGCGGGCCCGGCGAACGGCCGAGATCCTGGTCGAGGAGCTGCGACCACACCCCGCGGCCCCGCTGGCTGATTGGCGACTCAACGAGCGCAACTACGGAGCCCTGACCGGTCGCTCGAAGGCCGACGTGCGGGCGGAATTCGGCGAGGCCCAGTTCCTGGCCTGGCGCAGGTCGGTCAACACCGCTCCGCCGCCCCTCGACGACGAGGCCTTCGCGGCCGCTCGCGATTCACCCCTGTTCCGCGGACTCCCTGCCGAAGCACTTACCCGCACCGAGGCGCTCAGCCAGGTCATGGCCCGGATCGGCCGGTTCCATGCTGAACGGGCGGTTCCGTGCCTCCGCCTCGGCCAGACCGTGCTCGTCGTCGCCCACGGAAACTCGCTCCGGGCGTACTGCGCGCTGCTGGACGGCCTCGACGACCACGCGATCCACCGGCTCAATCTGCCGACGGGGCATCCGCTCGTCTATCGCTTCACGGCCGCCGACCTGGCCAAAGATCCCACGGGTGCGGTCCCGCGGCACCCGCTCTCGGCGGGCGGCCACTACCTCGACTCCGCCGCCGCACTGCCGGCCGCGGCCCGGCTCACCGCCGACGGCGGCACTTAG
- a CDS encoding glycerate kinase, whose translation MKFVLAPDSFKESMTAAEAVAAMERGVRSVFPDAVCIAAPMADGGEGTADALVAALGGTLVTAEVQDALGRTVPATYGFVAAEELAVVEIAAAAGIHLVAVVDRDPRIASTFGVGQLIIDALDRGARRFIVGLGGSVTNDGGAGMLQALGARLLDVDGAELPRGGAALARLARIDLSGIDPRLAGTTFGIACDVTNPLLGPGGASRVFGPQKGADETAMAELDAALGAFASVVTSTTGREVATVAGAGAAGGLGAAFLAFFDSTMRRGVDVVMEASHLPESMAGADIVFTGEGSIDAQTLGGKTPLGVAETAARHGIPVIAFAGRVGEGAEALYGRGFAALIPIVPGVCTLEEALAAGAANLEKAVATTCRLLTVPQHSRP comes from the coding sequence ATGAAGTTCGTTCTGGCACCCGACTCCTTCAAGGAATCGATGACCGCGGCGGAGGCCGTGGCCGCTATGGAACGCGGCGTCCGCTCGGTGTTCCCTGATGCCGTGTGCATCGCCGCTCCGATGGCCGACGGCGGGGAGGGAACGGCCGACGCCCTCGTGGCCGCGCTCGGCGGCACACTCGTCACGGCCGAGGTGCAGGATGCGCTCGGACGAACGGTGCCGGCGACCTATGGATTCGTGGCCGCCGAGGAGCTGGCGGTCGTCGAGATCGCCGCGGCCGCCGGCATCCACCTCGTCGCGGTCGTCGACCGTGACCCCCGGATCGCGAGCACCTTCGGGGTCGGCCAGCTGATCATCGACGCGCTCGACCGGGGCGCACGCCGGTTCATCGTCGGGCTCGGCGGATCGGTCACCAACGACGGCGGGGCGGGCATGCTTCAGGCGCTCGGCGCGAGACTGCTCGACGTCGACGGCGCTGAGCTGCCCCGCGGAGGCGCAGCCCTCGCCCGCCTCGCCCGGATCGACCTGTCCGGGATCGATCCGCGACTCGCGGGCACGACCTTCGGGATCGCGTGCGACGTGACCAACCCGTTGCTCGGCCCGGGCGGGGCCAGTCGGGTGTTCGGACCCCAGAAGGGTGCGGATGAAACGGCCATGGCCGAGCTCGATGCTGCCCTCGGCGCCTTCGCGTCCGTCGTCACGTCGACGACGGGGCGCGAGGTCGCCACGGTCGCCGGTGCCGGCGCCGCCGGCGGGCTCGGAGCGGCCTTCCTCGCCTTCTTCGACAGCACGATGCGGCGCGGCGTCGACGTCGTGATGGAGGCCTCCCACCTCCCCGAGTCGATGGCGGGCGCCGACATCGTGTTCACGGGAGAGGGCAGCATCGACGCCCAGACCCTGGGCGGGAAGACTCCGCTCGGCGTCGCGGAGACCGCGGCCAGGCACGGGATTCCGGTGATCGCCTTCGCGGGACGGGTCGGGGAGGGCGCCGAGGCGCTCTATGGGCGCGGGTTCGCCGCCCTCATTCCGATCGTCCCTGGCGTCTGCACCCTGGAGGAGGCGCTCGCCGCCGGCGCGGCCAACCTCGAGAAGGCCGTCGCGACCACCTGCCGCCTGCTCACGGTTCCGCAGCACTCCCGGCCCTGA
- the rbsD gene encoding D-ribose pyranase: MKRTGILNADLCGALARLGHTDLVLVADCGMPIPAGVPVVDLALVHGIPRFEQVLDALTSEMVFQHCIAAEEAEGAPAGAWLAERFDGIEYISHEDLKALSASAKLFIRTGEATPYANAALVCGVSF, from the coding sequence GTGAAGCGGACCGGCATCCTGAATGCCGACCTCTGCGGCGCCCTCGCCCGACTCGGGCACACCGACCTGGTCCTGGTGGCCGATTGCGGCATGCCGATCCCGGCGGGGGTGCCGGTGGTCGACCTCGCACTCGTCCACGGCATTCCGCGGTTCGAGCAGGTCCTCGATGCACTCACAAGCGAAATGGTGTTCCAGCACTGCATCGCCGCCGAGGAAGCGGAGGGCGCCCCGGCGGGTGCCTGGCTGGCCGAGCGTTTCGACGGGATCGAGTACATCAGCCACGAGGATCTCAAGGCGCTCTCCGCGTCGGCCAAGCTCTTCATCCGCACGGGCGAGGCCACGCCGTACGCGAATGCGGCCCTGGTCTGCGGGGTGTCATTCTGA
- a CDS encoding ribokinase, with protein sequence MSSFTPTADGGPIVVVGSINVDQVMVVERHPAPGETLIARSMEFLPGGKGANQAVAAARLGAHVSLVGATGSDSVAGLTMALLERAGVDLSAVSAIDGPTGLALVTVADDGENTIVVVPGANAAVGADVVGDAADLIARAAVVVLQGEIPAAGIEAAARLATGRVVLNLAPVIAVDPATIRRADPLVVNEHEAALVLALVDPGTDIPRGDAELVARLRAWGVPAVVLTRGEQGAICSDSLGTTTVPSPRVAAVDSSGAGDAFVGALSGRLAAGSSLLDAVRLAVRVGAFAVRTLGTQQSYPGADDELPEVEK encoded by the coding sequence GTGAGTTCCTTCACCCCCACCGCTGACGGCGGCCCGATCGTCGTCGTCGGCTCGATCAACGTCGACCAAGTCATGGTCGTCGAGCGCCACCCCGCGCCAGGGGAAACCCTGATCGCGCGGTCGATGGAATTCCTGCCGGGCGGCAAGGGCGCCAACCAGGCCGTCGCAGCGGCCCGGCTGGGCGCGCACGTCAGCCTCGTCGGCGCCACCGGGAGCGATTCCGTCGCCGGGCTCACGATGGCGCTCCTCGAGCGGGCCGGCGTCGACCTGTCCGCCGTGTCCGCCATCGACGGCCCGACCGGCCTCGCCCTCGTCACCGTGGCCGACGACGGGGAGAACACCATCGTCGTCGTCCCCGGGGCGAACGCCGCCGTGGGGGCGGATGTCGTCGGTGACGCCGCCGACCTCATCGCGCGGGCTGCCGTCGTCGTGCTGCAGGGCGAGATCCCCGCCGCCGGCATCGAGGCGGCCGCCCGCCTGGCCACCGGCCGGGTCGTGCTCAACCTCGCTCCCGTGATCGCCGTCGACCCCGCCACGATCCGGCGGGCCGACCCGCTCGTCGTCAACGAGCACGAGGCCGCACTCGTCCTCGCGCTCGTCGACCCCGGCACGGACATCCCCCGTGGGGACGCCGAGCTCGTGGCCAGGCTCCGCGCCTGGGGCGTTCCCGCCGTGGTGCTGACCAGGGGAGAACAGGGTGCGATCTGCTCCGATTCCCTCGGCACGACCACGGTTCCCTCGCCCCGGGTCGCAGCGGTCGACTCCTCCGGCGCCGGCGATGCCTTTGTCGGGGCGCTCAGCGGACGGCTCGCCGCCGGCTCGAGCCTCCTCGACGCCGTGCGCCTCGCGGTCAGGGTCGGCGCGTTCGCGGTGCGCACGCTCGGCACCCAGCAGTCGTATCCCGGCGCGGACGACGAACTCCCCGAGGTGGAGAAGTGA
- a CDS encoding substrate-binding domain-containing protein produces MKSSSFRRIAAVTTAAALILVGTTACGRGGGDSASGTKIVLAVSTLNNPFFVELRDGAQAAATAAGLQLNIVDAQNDSATQANQLATAASSGAKLVIVNPVDSDAAGSAVKALNTANIPVIAVDRTVNGATVASLVASDNVAGGKQAAIELATAMGEKGSVIDLQGVSGTSASRDRGAGFEEGMKAYPNITVVAKQTANFDRATALDVTTNLLQAHPEVTGVFAENDEMALGAVQALGSRAGTDVKVVGFDGTTDGLAAITAGTLAATIAQQPAELGKLAIELAVKTLAGEKVDATVPVEVVTVTKTNVGDFTK; encoded by the coding sequence ATGAAGTCGTCCTCTTTCCGCAGAATCGCCGCCGTCACCACCGCAGCTGCCCTCATCCTCGTCGGCACGACCGCGTGCGGCCGGGGCGGCGGGGACTCGGCATCCGGCACCAAGATCGTGCTGGCCGTCTCCACCCTGAACAACCCGTTCTTCGTCGAGCTGCGCGACGGCGCCCAGGCCGCCGCGACCGCCGCCGGTCTGCAGCTCAACATCGTGGATGCCCAGAACGACTCGGCGACCCAGGCCAACCAGCTGGCCACGGCCGCATCGAGCGGGGCCAAGCTCGTCATCGTCAACCCCGTCGACTCGGATGCCGCCGGCTCGGCCGTCAAGGCGCTCAACACCGCGAACATCCCGGTGATCGCCGTCGACCGCACCGTCAACGGTGCAACCGTCGCCTCCCTCGTCGCGAGCGACAACGTCGCAGGCGGCAAGCAGGCCGCGATCGAACTCGCGACCGCGATGGGAGAGAAGGGCAGCGTCATCGATCTGCAGGGTGTCTCCGGAACCAGCGCGAGCCGCGACCGTGGCGCCGGCTTCGAAGAGGGCATGAAGGCCTACCCGAACATCACCGTCGTGGCCAAGCAGACCGCCAACTTCGACCGCGCCACCGCACTCGACGTGACGACGAACCTGCTCCAGGCCCACCCCGAGGTGACCGGTGTCTTCGCCGAGAACGATGAGATGGCCCTCGGAGCCGTGCAGGCGCTCGGATCCCGCGCCGGGACCGACGTCAAGGTCGTCGGCTTCGACGGAACCACCGACGGACTCGCCGCGATCACAGCGGGCACCCTCGCCGCCACGATCGCCCAGCAGCCCGCCGAACTCGGCAAGCTCGCCATCGAACTGGCCGTCAAGACCCTCGCCGGCGAGAAGGTCGACGCGACCGTCCCCGTCGAGGTCGTCACCGTCACGAAGACGAACGTGGGCGACTTCACCAAGTGA
- a CDS encoding ABC transporter permease, producing MSTTTLAPARRRVDYKKFLANNGALVGLVVLCLALFIATPDFLTGQNLLNIGIQVSTVAVLAFGMTFVIVAGGIDLSVGAVAALAAMVSSWLFVAAGLPGWLTLIGGLVTGLLAGMVNGLANAYGKLPSFIATLAMLSVARGLTLVISDGRPIKTAPEVSFLGGNLGPIPMPIVVLLLSAVVASFVLNRTVIGRSMYAVGGNAEAARLSGLPVKRILVTVFALAGLFAALAGLLLAGRLDSAQPQAAAGYELDAIAAVVIGGASLSGGLGKISGTFVGALVLVVIRNGLNLLNVTSFWQQVVIGLVIALAVGVDVLRRKTRNS from the coding sequence ATGTCCACGACTACCCTGGCGCCGGCGCGCCGCCGCGTCGACTACAAGAAATTCCTCGCCAACAACGGAGCGCTCGTCGGCCTCGTCGTGTTGTGCCTCGCCCTCTTCATCGCCACCCCGGACTTCCTGACCGGGCAGAACCTGCTGAACATCGGCATCCAGGTCTCCACCGTCGCCGTGCTCGCGTTCGGGATGACCTTCGTCATCGTCGCGGGCGGCATCGACCTGTCGGTCGGCGCGGTCGCCGCGCTCGCGGCCATGGTGTCCAGCTGGCTCTTCGTCGCCGCCGGGCTTCCCGGCTGGCTGACCCTGATCGGCGGGCTCGTCACCGGGCTCCTCGCCGGAATGGTCAACGGCCTCGCGAACGCCTACGGCAAGCTGCCCTCGTTCATCGCGACCCTCGCGATGCTGAGCGTTGCCCGCGGCCTCACCCTCGTCATCTCCGACGGCCGCCCGATCAAGACAGCGCCCGAGGTTTCCTTCCTCGGCGGAAACCTCGGACCCATCCCGATGCCGATCGTCGTGCTCCTCCTTTCGGCCGTCGTCGCCTCCTTCGTGCTCAACCGCACCGTGATCGGGCGGTCGATGTACGCGGTCGGCGGCAACGCCGAGGCGGCGCGCCTGTCTGGGTTGCCGGTCAAGCGCATCCTCGTCACCGTCTTCGCCCTCGCCGGCCTGTTCGCGGCGCTCGCCGGGCTCCTCCTCGCCGGCCGGCTCGACTCCGCGCAGCCCCAGGCGGCGGCCGGCTACGAGCTCGACGCCATCGCGGCCGTCGTCATCGGCGGCGCATCGCTCTCTGGTGGCCTCGGCAAGATCTCGGGCACCTTCGTCGGCGCGCTCGTGCTCGTCGTGATCCGCAACGGCCTCAACCTGCTGAACGTCACCTCGTTCTGGCAGCAGGTCGTCATCGGCCTCGTGATCGCCCTCGCCGTCGGCGTCGACGTGCTGCGCCGCAAGACGCGCAACAGCTGA
- a CDS encoding sugar ABC transporter ATP-binding protein, with translation MNPQPLVTLQNVGKTFGQVTVIKDVTVSVYAGHVQVLLGENGAGKSTLIKMMAGVYQPDSGDIVVDGAVATLPTTRAAEDLGIATIHQELNLVPTMSVAENVMLGRMPTRHGMVDRRALRNRARAALALIGLDVDVDTPVGELGIAKQQLVEIAKALSINARILILDEPTAALTRHETQALFAVMADLRRRGVAMLFISHHLDEIAEVGDTVTVLRDGEFVAEVPASTPEAELVRLMVGRNIEDQFPRRAPVLAEPAEILAVENLSASGSFSDVSFTVHAGEVLGIAGLVGAGRTELIRAIAGVDHYDSGTVVVRGHRLPKGNIPAAIAAGIGHVPEDRKGQGLVLGASVNDNLGYATLASTARLGLADFTGQRRRAQAVAEKLRIRMHTIDQPVGALSGGNQQKAVFGRWIIAASTVLLLDEPTRGVDVGAKVEIYELMNAITDAGGAIVMVSSELPEVLGMSDRILVMRDGRIAGELSAADATQDAVMTLAAREAGSTEIDAIVDDIESDEPIDGPINEPITTTTDGDLAAVTPDNAPTHEKE, from the coding sequence ATGAATCCACAACCCCTGGTCACCCTGCAGAACGTGGGCAAGACCTTCGGCCAGGTGACCGTCATCAAGGACGTCACCGTGAGCGTCTACGCCGGCCACGTACAGGTGCTCCTCGGCGAGAACGGCGCCGGGAAATCCACGCTGATCAAGATGATGGCCGGGGTATACCAGCCCGATTCCGGCGACATCGTGGTCGACGGCGCCGTCGCGACGCTCCCGACGACGCGCGCGGCGGAGGACCTCGGCATCGCCACCATCCACCAGGAACTCAACCTCGTGCCGACCATGAGCGTCGCCGAGAACGTGATGCTCGGGCGGATGCCGACCAGGCACGGCATGGTCGACCGGCGCGCCCTCCGCAACCGGGCGCGTGCCGCCCTGGCCCTGATCGGTCTCGACGTCGACGTGGACACCCCGGTCGGCGAGCTCGGCATCGCCAAGCAGCAGCTCGTCGAGATCGCCAAGGCGCTCAGCATCAACGCGCGCATCCTCATCCTCGACGAGCCGACGGCCGCACTCACCCGGCACGAGACCCAGGCGCTCTTCGCCGTGATGGCCGACCTCCGGCGCCGCGGCGTCGCGATGCTCTTCATCAGCCACCACCTCGACGAGATCGCCGAGGTCGGCGACACGGTCACGGTGCTGCGCGACGGCGAATTCGTCGCCGAGGTGCCGGCCTCGACACCGGAAGCGGAGCTGGTGCGCCTCATGGTCGGCCGCAACATCGAGGACCAGTTCCCCCGCCGCGCCCCCGTGCTCGCCGAACCGGCCGAGATCCTCGCGGTCGAGAACCTCAGCGCGAGCGGCTCGTTCAGCGACGTGAGCTTCACCGTGCACGCCGGTGAAGTGCTCGGGATCGCCGGACTCGTCGGCGCCGGTCGCACCGAACTGATCCGGGCGATCGCGGGCGTCGACCACTACGACTCCGGCACCGTTGTGGTGCGCGGGCACCGCCTGCCGAAGGGCAACATCCCGGCCGCGATCGCCGCGGGCATCGGCCACGTGCCCGAGGACCGCAAGGGACAGGGGCTCGTGCTCGGGGCATCCGTCAACGACAACCTCGGCTACGCGACGCTCGCGTCGACTGCACGCCTCGGGCTCGCGGACTTCACCGGTCAGCGGCGCAGGGCCCAGGCCGTCGCCGAGAAGCTCCGCATCCGGATGCACACCATCGACCAGCCCGTCGGCGCACTGTCAGGCGGCAACCAGCAGAAGGCCGTCTTCGGCCGCTGGATCATCGCCGCCTCGACCGTGCTGCTGCTCGACGAGCCCACCCGCGGCGTCGACGTCGGCGCCAAGGTCGAGATCTACGAGCTCATGAACGCGATCACGGATGCCGGTGGCGCGATCGTCATGGTCTCGAGCGAACTCCCCGAGGTCCTCGGCATGAGCGACCGCATCCTGGTGATGCGGGACGGCCGGATCGCCGGCGAGCTGAGCGCCGCGGACGCCACCCAGGACGCCGTGATGACCCTCGCCGCCCGGGAGGCGGGCAGCACCGAGATCGACGCCATCGTCGACGACATCGAATCCGACGAACCGATCGACGGACCGATCAACGAACCGATCACCACGACGACCGACGGCGACCTCGCCGCCGTCACCCCCGACAACGCACCGACCCACGAGAAGGAATGA